A part of Cydia amplana chromosome 24, ilCydAmpl1.1, whole genome shotgun sequence genomic DNA contains:
- the LOC134659115 gene encoding chorion class CB protein M5H4-like, translating into MISKAVIICTLAFIGQAISGPSSYKAISPKLASSSSYSSGSCQSIAISNSGGDLLITALGPISPSGIAVATELGLAGDLELSGEVPYLTAVEFKGQFDTSGSAGVSYGCGDCVAITQELGNPSGANANINSGSKIVSCGCSKY; encoded by the exons ATGATTTCCAAGGCCGTCATCATCTGCACCCTAGCCTTCATTGGACAG gcTATCAGCGGGCCGAGCTCCTACAAAGCTATCTCCCCCAAGCTAGCAAGCTCTTCTAGCTACTCTTCCGGCAGCTGCCAGTCCATCGCCATCTCCAACAGCGGTGGTGACCTGCTCATCACCGCTCTCGGCCCCATCTCGCCGTCCGGCATCGCCGTCGCCACCGAGCTGGGCCTGGCGGGAGACTTGGAGCTCTCCGGCGAGGTGCCGTACCTGACCGCGGTGGAGTTCAAGGGCCAGTTCGACACCAGCGGCTCGGCGGGAGTCTCGTACGGCTGCGGAGACTGCGTCGCCATCACCCAGGAGCTCGGCAACCCGAGCGGCGCCAACGCCAACATCAACTCTGGCTCCAAAATCGTCAGCTGCGGTTGTTCCAAGtactaa